Proteins encoded within one genomic window of Thiothrix litoralis:
- a CDS encoding DUF4331 domain-containing protein, with amino-acid sequence MRTHHTLALATLTLAVSSAVQVQASSHREAPFITENPKVDATDFYAFRSYEGGREGYVTLIANYNPLQDPYGGPNYFSLSPDALYEIHIDNTGDAKEDLTFQFQVTNELGNDGKGISLSIGGKDIPVPLKNIGAVTDTDSSNLNFRESYKLTMVNGDRRTGEKHAAVNAANGSTTFAKPFDNVGNKTFSTQAYDQYAHSFIQNVQLTGCPAGAQDGRVFVGQRKDPFAVNLGEIFDLVNLDPTASADAKPDALADKNVTTFALEVPIGCLTGGNSNGIFGAWTTASLPQVSVLDPTPDKLKAKVSGGAWTQVSRLGMPLVNEVVIGLPDKNLFNASQPKDDAAQFLNYVTNPSLPVLLNALFGVTAPTVEGRPDLVAAFLTGLKGVNADGSAAEMLRLNTGIAPTMKAHQNNLGVAAGDSAGFPNGRRPGDDVVDAELRVAMGLLCHLPLGLCTPEQAPSGTIPYTDGTPQNAGQFGEAFPYLTTPLAGSPNTN; translated from the coding sequence ATGAGAACACATCACACACTGGCACTGGCGACCCTGACACTGGCAGTATCCAGCGCCGTACAAGTACAGGCATCCAGCCACCGCGAAGCACCTTTCATTACCGAAAACCCCAAGGTGGATGCCACTGACTTCTACGCTTTCCGCAGCTATGAAGGGGGGCGCGAAGGCTACGTTACCCTGATTGCCAACTACAACCCGCTGCAAGACCCGTATGGCGGCCCCAACTATTTCAGCCTGTCACCCGATGCGCTGTATGAAATCCACATCGACAACACGGGCGATGCTAAGGAAGACCTGACCTTCCAGTTCCAAGTCACTAATGAGCTGGGCAATGACGGCAAAGGCATTAGCTTGTCGATCGGTGGCAAAGACATTCCTGTCCCGCTCAAGAACATTGGCGCGGTCACCGATACGGATTCCAGCAACCTGAATTTCCGCGAATCCTACAAGCTGACCATGGTTAATGGCGACCGGCGCACCGGCGAAAAGCACGCCGCCGTTAACGCTGCCAACGGTAGCACCACCTTTGCCAAACCGTTTGACAATGTGGGTAACAAAACTTTCAGCACACAGGCTTACGACCAATACGCCCACAGCTTCATCCAGAACGTGCAACTGACTGGCTGCCCGGCTGGGGCGCAAGATGGGCGGGTATTCGTTGGGCAACGTAAAGATCCTTTCGCCGTCAACCTCGGGGAAATCTTTGACTTGGTGAACCTCGACCCGACAGCTTCAGCGGATGCCAAACCAGATGCATTGGCAGATAAAAACGTCACGACCTTTGCCCTCGAAGTGCCCATCGGCTGTTTAACTGGCGGCAACAGCAACGGCATTTTCGGCGCATGGACAACCGCCAGCTTGCCACAGGTTAGCGTGCTTGACCCAACCCCGGACAAGCTCAAAGCCAAAGTCAGCGGCGGCGCTTGGACGCAGGTTTCCCGCCTCGGTATGCCACTGGTCAACGAAGTGGTCATTGGCCTGCCCGACAAGAACCTGTTCAACGCCAGCCAACCCAAGGATGACGCTGCACAATTCCTGAATTACGTCACTAACCCCAGCCTGCCGGTTCTGCTGAATGCGCTGTTTGGCGTGACGGCTCCAACGGTTGAAGGCCGCCCTGACTTGGTGGCCGCTTTCCTGACAGGCTTGAAAGGCGTGAATGCTGACGGTTCAGCCGCAGAAATGCTGCGCCTTAACACCGGCATTGCCCCGACCATGAAAGCTCACCAGAACAACCTTGGCGTAGCCGCTGGCGATTCCGCTGGTTTCCCCAATGGCCGTCGCCCCGGTGATGATGTGGTGGATGCGGAACTGCGCGTTGCGATGGGCTTGCTGTGCCACCTGCCACTGGGTTTGTGTACACCGGAACAAGCACCTAGCGGGACGATTCCTTACACCGACGGCACACCGCAAAACGCGGGTCAGTTTGGTGAAGCCTTTCCTTACCTGACCACGCCTCTGGCTGGTTCACCTAACACAAACTAA
- a CDS encoding 2OG-Fe(II) oxygenase: protein MMDAIVDGLADRGWLVVPGLLTLAQVRALREQAQAQWAAGEFRAAGIGRGQGLNVNESIRGDQVQWLEQAESGALADYQAFMEAVRVNLNRALYLGLFEFEAHFAVYAPGAFYRAHLDNFRGTSARIVTAILYLNEDWQTADGGQLRLYTTGEEGGEYVDLLPEAGQWILFDSARFWHEVLPARRERFSLTGWLRTRSKD, encoded by the coding sequence ATGATGGATGCGATCGTGGACGGTTTGGCAGACCGTGGCTGGTTGGTCGTGCCGGGCTTGCTGACGCTTGCTCAGGTGCGAGCTTTGCGTGAGCAGGCACAAGCGCAATGGGCGGCTGGGGAGTTCCGCGCGGCAGGCATCGGACGCGGGCAGGGTTTGAATGTCAACGAGTCCATCCGGGGTGATCAAGTGCAATGGCTGGAGCAGGCCGAGTCGGGGGCATTAGCGGACTATCAGGCATTCATGGAAGCCGTGCGGGTAAACCTGAATCGGGCGCTGTATCTGGGCTTGTTCGAGTTTGAAGCGCATTTTGCCGTGTATGCGCCGGGTGCATTCTACCGCGCGCATCTGGATAATTTTCGCGGCACTTCAGCGCGGATTGTGACGGCGATTCTCTACCTGAATGAGGATTGGCAAACGGCCGATGGCGGGCAGTTGCGCCTGTATACCACGGGTGAAGAAGGCGGCGAATATGTCGACCTATTGCCCGAAGCCGGGCAATGGATCTTGTTCGACAGTGCCCGCTTCTGGCATGAAGTGTTGCCTGCCCGTCGCGAACGCTTCAGTTTGACGGGCTGGCTGCGCACCCGTAGTAAAGATTAA
- the ubiH gene encoding 2-octaprenyl-6-methoxyphenyl hydroxylase, translating into MFDILIVGGGMVGASLAVALKPLKLKIGLIEAFNFGVAEQPSYDDRSIALSYGSSRIYQGMGLWEKLRAGVESIQHIHISDRGHFGATRLEATQEKVPALGYVVESRVLGKLLYEELTQDANIELIVPAKVFAVTQDADSVQVSIERDGVVDSVQTRLLVVSDGANSAVRDMLGIAATRREYHQTALIANVTTAEPHQQRAYERFTPNGPLALLPLTEGRYSLVWTHRDEDVAATMALDDAAFLRKLQAEFGYRQGEFVRVGQRATYPLVLQKAVREVAGRAVVIGNSSHALHPVAGQGLNLGLRDVATLADLLAEAARHGTDPGDATLLADYEQRRQPDYQAVVQYTDTLVRIFSNDFAPLGHARAGGLLAVDRVPALRHWITQQSMGLRHRQARLSRGLGLQV; encoded by the coding sequence ATGTTTGATATTTTGATTGTCGGTGGTGGCATGGTCGGCGCAAGCCTTGCGGTTGCGCTTAAACCCCTGAAACTGAAAATCGGCCTGATCGAAGCTTTCAACTTCGGCGTGGCGGAACAGCCCAGTTATGACGACCGTTCCATCGCCTTGTCTTACGGTTCCAGCCGCATTTATCAGGGCATGGGCTTGTGGGAAAAGCTGCGTGCCGGGGTAGAAAGCATCCAGCACATCCACATTTCTGACCGGGGACATTTCGGCGCAACCCGGCTGGAAGCGACGCAAGAAAAGGTTCCCGCCTTGGGGTATGTGGTGGAAAGCCGGGTATTGGGCAAGCTGCTGTACGAAGAACTGACGCAAGACGCCAACATCGAGTTGATCGTTCCGGCGAAAGTGTTTGCGGTGACGCAAGACGCCGACAGCGTGCAGGTAAGTATCGAACGCGATGGCGTGGTGGATAGCGTGCAAACCCGTTTGCTGGTGGTATCTGACGGCGCGAATTCGGCAGTGCGCGACATGCTGGGGATTGCAGCCACCCGCCGTGAGTATCACCAGACGGCACTGATTGCCAATGTCACCACCGCCGAACCTCATCAGCAGCGGGCTTACGAACGTTTTACCCCGAATGGCCCATTGGCCTTATTACCTTTGACCGAAGGCCGCTATTCATTGGTGTGGACACATCGTGATGAGGATGTGGCGGCAACAATGGCGCTGGATGATGCTGCGTTCCTGCGCAAGTTACAGGCTGAGTTTGGCTATCGGCAAGGCGAATTCGTGCGGGTCGGGCAACGTGCCACTTACCCCTTGGTGTTGCAGAAAGCGGTGCGCGAAGTAGCAGGGCGTGCGGTGGTGATCGGCAATTCTTCGCACGCGCTGCACCCGGTGGCGGGGCAGGGCTTGAACCTGGGTTTGCGCGATGTGGCAACCTTGGCGGATTTGCTGGCGGAAGCGGCGCGTCATGGCACTGACCCCGGCGACGCTACTTTGCTGGCAGATTATGAGCAGCGCCGTCAACCCGATTACCAAGCGGTGGTGCAATACACGGACACCTTGGTGCGGATTTTTTCCAATGATTTTGCGCCCTTGGGTCATGCACGGGCAGGGGGCTTGCTGGCGGTGGATCGTGTACCCGCGTTGCGCCACTGGATTACCCAGCAAAGCATGGGCTTACGGCATCGTCAGGCGCGTTTGTCGCGGGGTTTGGGCTTGCAGGTATGA
- a CDS encoding diacylglycerol/lipid kinase family protein: MTRFDRKTVPVFINPESGSASGIIDLLQQDQRLSVHAMPATDMADGLRKAMQEGATRILVSGGDGTLALAGGVLAGTDIALGIIPGGTLNHFAKRLGIPSDPQAAIELALTGQAQPVDVGYVNDLLFINTSSVGAYVHFVRTREHLEQWMNYHLASLFAGLRRLLRLRSAHLQLDSNTIHSPLVFVGVGERGLAFPTLGQVRADGQNGLHLLAVRTQNRLETLKLAFSAAIWGRDPLNQSQTLEDCMIGALVLDYRRKKRRIHVAVDGELVFLKLPLHYRFAVGALSVIIPDTASKEQQST; encoded by the coding sequence ATGACGAGGTTTGACCGCAAGACAGTGCCGGTTTTCATTAACCCGGAATCCGGCAGCGCCAGCGGTATTATCGACCTGTTACAACAGGATCAGCGCTTGTCAGTACACGCTATGCCTGCTACCGATATGGCGGATGGCCTTCGCAAGGCCATGCAGGAGGGTGCTACCCGCATATTGGTGTCAGGCGGTGACGGTACGCTTGCGCTGGCTGGCGGTGTATTGGCGGGTACGGATATTGCGCTGGGCATCATTCCGGGCGGAACCCTGAACCATTTTGCCAAACGCCTCGGGATCCCCTCTGACCCGCAAGCCGCTATCGAACTGGCACTCACCGGGCAGGCGCAACCTGTGGATGTTGGTTATGTCAACGACCTGCTATTCATTAACACCAGTTCAGTGGGGGCATACGTCCATTTTGTGCGCACCCGCGAACATCTGGAACAGTGGATGAATTATCACCTCGCCAGTTTATTTGCGGGTTTGCGCCGCCTGTTACGTTTGCGCAGTGCCCACCTCCAACTGGATAGCAATACGATCCACTCGCCGCTGGTGTTTGTCGGCGTAGGTGAAAGGGGACTGGCTTTCCCAACCTTGGGGCAGGTGCGTGCTGATGGGCAAAATGGCCTGCACTTACTGGCGGTGCGGACACAAAACCGTCTGGAGACACTCAAGCTGGCTTTCAGTGCCGCCATCTGGGGGCGTGATCCGCTGAACCAATCTCAGACACTGGAAGACTGTATGATAGGTGCTTTGGTGCTGGATTATCGGCGTAAAAAACGCCGCATCCATGTTGCCGTTGACGGTGAGTTGGTGTTTTTAAAACTGCCGCTGCATTACCGTTTCGCGGTGGGGGCGTTATCAGTGATCATCCCGGACACCGCAAGCAAGGAGCAACAAAGCACTTGA